A window of the Clupea harengus chromosome 8, Ch_v2.0.2, whole genome shotgun sequence genome harbors these coding sequences:
- the LOC105902076 gene encoding prolyl 4-hydroxylase subunit alpha-1, with product MVIDPITGNKYSTESRVSKSAWLTDEEDPVIDKLNQRLSDVTGLDMATAESLQVANYGIGGQYEPHFDSKLVDDPDLAHKGGRIATILIYMSDVKLGGSTVFPDIGADLKPQKGSAVVWYNILRNGLEDDRTLHAACPVFVGSKWVANKWVRARGQEFRRRCSLSPTE from the exons ATGGTGATCGACCCCATAACCGGGAACAAGTACTCTACAGAATCCCGTGTATCAAAAAG tgcCTGGCTTACAGACGAGGAGGACCCTGTCATTGATAAATTGAACCAGAGGCTGAGTGACGTCACTGGTCTAGACATGGCTACGGCTGAGAGCCTGCAG GTAGCCAACTATGGAATTGGCGGACAATATGAACCACACTTTGACTCTAAG TTAGTGGATGACCCTGACCTTGCACATAAAGGGGGCAGAATTGCAACCATCTTGATATAT ATGAGTGATGTCAAACTGGGGGGCTCGACAGTGTTTCCTGACATCGGTGCAGATTTAAAACCACAAAAG GGCTCCGCGGTGGTTTGGTATAACATCTTACGGAATGGCCTGGAAGATGATCGAACCTTACATGCAGCCTGTCCTGTGTTTGTGGGGAGTAAATGGG TGGCAAACAAATGGGTTCGGGCGAGAGGTCAAGAGTTCAGGAGAAGATGTTCTTTATCTCCCACAGAATGA